A stretch of the Lolium perenne isolate Kyuss_39 chromosome 3, Kyuss_2.0, whole genome shotgun sequence genome encodes the following:
- the LOC127340465 gene encoding uncharacterized protein, which translates to MKIFVSTLAGEKITVKVDPSDTINVVKAKIQDQERLLFGKMELDDRRTLADYGIADESTLHLGLGTNREMQIFVKGLNGKTISIWAKELDTIGSVKAKIHALNGIPPDDQCLMYGWCVMIDDRTLKDRGITNEATLHLSLRLGSCKKCPGHT; encoded by the coding sequence ATGAAGATCTTCGTCAGCACCCTCGCCGGCGAGAAGATAACCGTCAAGGTCGACCCCTCGGACACCATCAACGTTGTGAAGGCCAAGATTCAGGACCAGGAGCGCCTTCTCTTTGGCAAGATGGAGCTAGACGACAGACGCACGCTAGCTGATTACGGCATTGCAGACGAATCCACACTTCACCTTGGTCTGGGGACTAACAGGGAGATGCAAATCTTTGTCAAAGGTTTGAATGGCAAGACCATCAGCATTTGGGCTAAGGAATTGGATACCATTGGGAGTGTCAAGGCCAAGATCCATGCCCTCAATGGCATCCCACCGGATGACCAGTGCCTCATGTATGGCTGGTGTGTCATGATCGACGATAGAACCTTGAAGGACCGTGGCATCACAAATGAGGCGACACTTCACCTGTCgctccgcctcgggtcctgcaaaAAATGCCCGGGGCATACCTAG
- the LOC127345909 gene encoding cell division protein FtsY homolog, chloroplastic, giving the protein MAAPPHVLHFLSPSASLRAPSGRRRRAAGLRCAAAAGQAGFFTRLGRLIKEKAKSDVDKLFSGFSKTRENLSVVDELLTYWNLADTDRVLDDLEEALLVSDFGPKISFRIVDTLRDEIRDGKLKSGSEIKASLKRCILELLTSKGSNTELKLGFRKPAVIMIVGVNGGGKTTSLGKLAHRFKNEGAKVLMAAGDTFRAAARDQLEVWAERTGSEIVIDRDKKAQAPSVLSQAVKRGKREGFDIVLCDTSGRLHTNYGLMEELVTCKKVMAKALPGAPNEVLLVLDGTTGLNMLQQAREFNDVVGITGFILTKLDGTARGGCVVSVVDELGIPVKFIGVGEGVEDLQPFDAEAFVEAIFP; this is encoded by the exons ATGGCGGCACCGCCCCACGTCCTCCACTTCCTCTCCCCGTCCGCCTCCCTGCGCGCCccctccggccgccgccgccgagccgcAGGCCTCCGCTGCGCCGCCGCGGCGGGGCAGGCCGGCTTCTTCACCCGCCTCGGCCGCCTCATCAAGGAGAAGGCCAAGAGCGACGTCGACAAGCTCTTCTCCGGCTTCTCCAAGACCCGCGAGAACCTCTCCGTCGTCGACGAGCTGCTCACCTACTGGAACCTCGCCGACACCGACCGCGTCCTCGACGACCTCGAGGAG GCGCTGCTGGTGTCCGACTTCGGGCCCAAGATCTCGTTCCGGATCGTTGACACCCTCCGCGACGAAATCCGGGACGGCAAGCTCAAATCCGGCAGCGAGATAAAGGCGTCGCTGAAAAGATGCATCCTTGAGCTGCTGACGAGCAAGGGCAGCAACACCGAACTGAAGCTCGGCTTCAG GAAGCCGGCGGTCATCATGATTGTGGGAGTGAATGGTGGTGGAAAGACGACATCGCTAG GAAAGCTTGCTCACAGATTTAAGAATGAAGGAGCGAAG GTATTGATGGCAGCAGGTGATACCTTCAGAGCTGCAGCTCGTGACCAGCTAGAAGTTTGGGCTGAGAGAACTGGCTCAGAGATTGTTATCGATAGAGATAAGAAGGCACAAGCTCCATCAG TTCTTTCGCAGGCAGTGAAACGTGGGAAGCGTGAAGGATTTGATATTGTTCTGTGTGATACGTCAGGAC GACTTCATACAAATTATGGTCTGATGGAAGAGTTGGTTACTTGCAAGAAAGTCATGGCTAAAGCCCTTCCTGGTGCTCCTAAT GAGGTCTTGCTGGTTCTGGATGGCACAACTGGCTTAAATATGCTACAGCAAGCGAGGGAGTTCAACGAT GTTGTTGGAATCACAGGATTTATCCTGACAAAGCTAGATGGCACTGCTCGTGGTGGCTGTGTG GTTAGCGTTGTCGATGAACTTGGGATACCAGTGAAGTTCATCGGTGTTGGCGAAGGGGTGGAAGATCTCCAGCCTTTTGACGCAGAGGCATTTGTGGAAGCCATTTTCCCATAA
- the LOC127345908 gene encoding anthocyanin 3'-O-beta-glucosyltransferase: MRCTHTTPPHTQTHCHTNSSAMATATTADGAAAAHHTDGREHVVVFPFMAKGHTLPLLHFATALSVHHKGLRVTVVTTPANLAFARSRVPSSVRFAVLPFPSLPPLPAGVESTDALPSPSLHPTFVQAAALLQEPFAELMASLSSPSPPLVLVSDLFLGFTRRVAADAGVRHIVFHGMSCFATALATSAMVGPLPSCAGQGGSFHVPRMPAHLTFTAAEVPPDALVKTTDHEDPSTDPLMDEDSEASSWGVLVNSFTKLDEEFVAIVESFNQPGARAWLVGPLFLAAGDILQQDPEGCLPWLDEQSEPVVYVSFGTQAHVADEQLAELARGLVQSGHPFLWAVRSETWSPPVDVGPHGRVVRGWVPQRSVLEHRAVGGFVSHCGWNSVMESLAAGKPVLAWPMIAEQPVNARHVADMIGAGIRMDVAVDGGAVVDRAEVEKKVRRLMDADGEEGRKMRARAAWAQQEAKSAVSGGGTSHIALLKLVEELQRSYDRDASVRA; the protein is encoded by the coding sequence ATGCGGTGCACTCACACAACACCTCCACACACACAAACGCACTGCCACACCAACAGCTCTGCCATGGCCACCGCCACCACGGCCGACGGTGCCGCTGCAGCCCACCATACTGACGGCCGCGAACACGTCGTGGTGTTCCCGTTCATGGCGAAAGGGCACACGCTCCCACTGCTCCACTTCGCCACGGCGCTCTCCGTGCACCACAAGGGCCTGCGCGTGACCGTGGTCACCACGCCGGCGAACCTCGCCTTCGCCCGCAGCCGCGTCCCCTCGTCCGTGCGCTTCGCCGTGCTCCCGTTCCCGTCGCTGCCTCCGCTGCCGGCCGGCGTCGAGTCCACCGACGCCCTGCCCAGCCCGTCCCTCCACCCGACGTTCGTGCAAGCCGCAGCGCTCCTCCAGGAGCCCTTCGCCGAGCTCATGGCGTCGCTCTCGTCTCCGTCGCCGCCGCTCGTCCTCGTCTCCGACTTGTTCCTCGGGTTCACGCGCCGAGtcgccgccgacgccggcgtccgTCACATCGTGTTCCACGGCATGTCCTGCTTCGCCACGGCCTTAGCCACGTCGGCCATGGTGGGCCCGCTGCCCAGCTGCGCCGGGCAGGGCGGCAGCTTCCACGTCCCCCGCATGCCGGCGCATCTGACGTTCACGGCGGCGGAGGTCCCTCCAGATGCGCTGGTCAAGACGACCGACCATGAGGATCCGTCAACCGATCCCCTGATGGATGAGGATTCCGAGGCGAGCAGCTGGGGCGTCTTGGTCAACAGCTTCACCAAGCTGGACGAGGAGTTCGTGGCGATCGTCGAGTCGTTCAACCAGCCGGGCGCCCGCGCCTGGCTGGTCGGCCCGCTGTTCCTCGCCGCCGGCGACATTCTGCAACAGGATCCCGAGGGCTGCCTCCCCTGGCTCGACGAGCAGTCGGAGCCGGTGGTGTACGTGTCCTTCGGCACGCAGGCCCACGTCGCCGACGAGCAGCTCGCCGAGCTGGCGCGCGGGCTGGTGCAGTCCGGCCACCCCTTCCTCTGGGCCGTCCGGTCAGAGACCTGGTCGCCGCCGGTGGACGTGGGACCCCACGGCCGCGTCGTCCGCGGGTGGGTTCCGCAGAGGAGCGTGCTGGAGCACCGTGCGGTGGGAGGGTTCGTCAGCCACTGCGGGTGGAACTCGGTGATGGAGAGCCTCGCGGCGGGGAAGCCCGTGCTGGCGTGGCCGATGATTGCCGAGCAGCCTGTGAACGCGAGGCACGTCGCGGACATGATTGGCGCGGGCATCAGGATGGACGTCGCCGTCGACGGTGGTGCCGTAGTCGACAGGGCCGAGGTGGAGAAGAAGGTCAGGAGGCTGATGGACGCCGACGGCGAGGAGGGGCGTAAAATGCGTGCGAGGGCCGCCTGGGCTCAGCAGGAGGCCAAGTCGGCGGTGAGCGGCGGCGGCACGTCGCACATAGCATTGCTGAAACTGGTGGAAGAGCTGCAGCGAAGCTACGACCGTGATGCTAGCGTACGAGCGTAA